A single genomic interval of Burkholderia sp. HI2500 harbors:
- a CDS encoding LysR substrate-binding domain-containing protein, with amino-acid sequence MLKRYPSIQSMQAFLHAARVGSFSSAARQLALTHSAISQQIRSLEEFIGQPLFARAGGRVMLTDAGTLFANQLSDGLEQIDRALSSVKGRTTGPSLRLDVDPELMQGWLPARLPALMRTLDGTTLTVLSAPRHDRDAFDHIDVALRYGYGEWEGVDSALVCPDRLTAMAAPALLERYGLTAPLTPEQVLELPLLGYTKRSWIPWLEAAGLEPVEPDTIAVFDNAAGLVATLASGLGAGLVRGLLAADARRDGRLVELCTIAIPTHYNLHAIWPRERHARVKPLVDAIGTLVAQSLAC; translated from the coding sequence ATGCTCAAGCGATACCCTTCGATCCAGTCGATGCAGGCGTTTCTGCACGCCGCGCGGGTCGGCAGCTTTTCCAGCGCGGCACGCCAGCTGGCGCTCACGCACAGCGCGATCAGCCAGCAGATTCGCTCGCTCGAGGAATTCATCGGCCAGCCGCTGTTCGCCCGCGCCGGCGGCCGCGTGATGCTGACCGATGCCGGCACGCTGTTCGCGAACCAGTTGTCGGACGGGCTCGAGCAGATCGATCGCGCACTGTCGTCGGTGAAGGGGCGCACGACCGGGCCGTCACTCCGGCTCGACGTCGATCCGGAACTGATGCAGGGCTGGCTGCCCGCGCGGCTGCCGGCATTGATGCGCACGCTCGACGGCACGACGCTGACGGTGCTGTCAGCGCCGCGCCATGATCGCGATGCATTCGACCACATCGATGTCGCGCTGCGCTATGGCTACGGCGAATGGGAAGGCGTGGACAGCGCGCTGGTCTGCCCCGACCGGCTGACCGCGATGGCCGCGCCGGCGCTGCTCGAACGTTACGGGCTGACCGCGCCGCTCACGCCCGAACAGGTGTTGGAGCTGCCGCTGCTCGGCTATACGAAGCGGTCGTGGATTCCGTGGCTCGAAGCGGCGGGCCTCGAACCCGTCGAACCGGACACGATCGCCGTGTTCGACAACGCGGCGGGGCTCGTCGCAACGCTCGCGTCCGGGCTCGGCGCCGGGCTGGTGCGCGGGCTGCTCGCCGCGGATGCGCGCCGCGACGGCCGGCTCGTCGAACTCTGCACGATCGCGATTCCGACGCACTACAACCTGCACGCGATCTGGCCGCGCGAGCGCCATGCGCGCGTCAAGCCGCTGGTCGACGCGATCGGTACGCTGGTCGCGCAGTCGCTCGCATGTTGA
- a CDS encoding (2Fe-2S)-binding protein: MIDIVVNDTRHSLENVPGDMPLLWVLRDRLKLTGTKFGCGKGLCGACTVHLDGQAVRACLIPAVAAHGRHVTTIEGLSPDGRHPLQLAWVAEDVPQCGYCQPGQLMQAAALLKGGQPVDDDAIVQAMSGNICRCGTYARIHRAIKRAASGDPSLKAAAEPAKEA, translated from the coding sequence ATGATCGACATCGTCGTGAACGATACACGCCATTCGCTCGAGAATGTACCGGGGGATATGCCGTTGCTGTGGGTGCTGCGCGACCGGCTCAAGCTCACCGGCACGAAGTTCGGCTGCGGCAAGGGCCTGTGCGGCGCGTGCACCGTGCATCTCGACGGGCAGGCCGTGCGCGCGTGCCTGATTCCGGCCGTCGCCGCGCACGGGCGGCACGTGACGACGATCGAGGGGTTGTCGCCGGACGGGCGGCATCCGCTGCAACTCGCGTGGGTCGCCGAGGACGTGCCGCAATGCGGCTATTGCCAGCCGGGGCAGCTGATGCAGGCGGCCGCGCTGCTGAAGGGCGGGCAGCCGGTGGACGACGATGCCATCGTGCAGGCGATGTCGGGCAATATCTGCCGCTGCGGCACGTATGCACGTATTCACCGCGCGATCAAGCGTGCGGCGTCCGGCGATCCGTCGCTGAAGGCCGCGGCCGAACCCGCGAAGGAGGCGTGA
- a CDS encoding YfiR family protein produces MDAKVCASAASLATAATPADAAAIAARTVPGCPGRTAPLRQALVAIVCVLGAAQAVLAGASAEALDPADTVRIVAPASPADPAGPGGATSDTAVRQVVLGIISFTRWPTTPVRLHLCVTGRTDYARGLTDTLQAGSTLLDVQRVRFDDPALGIACDIVYLGNLGAEERARVGAAVAGHPVLTISEHDPSCTAGGMFCLNVDGERVSFDINLDAVARSGVRVHPNVLNLARRPGAP; encoded by the coding sequence ATGGATGCGAAAGTGTGCGCGTCGGCTGCCAGTCTCGCGACTGCAGCGACGCCAGCGGACGCGGCGGCAATCGCCGCGCGAACGGTGCCCGGCTGCCCGGGTCGAACCGCTCCGCTGCGCCAGGCGCTGGTCGCAATCGTTTGCGTTCTGGGGGCTGCACAGGCCGTGCTTGCCGGGGCTTCCGCCGAGGCGCTCGATCCCGCCGACACGGTGCGCATCGTTGCGCCCGCAAGCCCCGCGGATCCCGCCGGTCCGGGCGGGGCGACATCCGACACGGCCGTGCGTCAGGTCGTGCTGGGCATCATCAGTTTCACCCGTTGGCCGACGACACCCGTGCGCCTGCATCTGTGCGTCACGGGCCGGACCGACTATGCGCGCGGCCTGACCGATACGCTGCAGGCCGGCTCGACGCTGCTCGACGTGCAGCGTGTGCGCTTCGACGATCCCGCGCTCGGCATCGCCTGCGACATCGTCTATCTCGGCAACCTGGGCGCAGAGGAGCGCGCGCGCGTGGGGGCGGCGGTGGCCGGCCATCCGGTGCTGACAATTTCGGAACACGATCCATCCTGCACCGCGGGCGGCATGTTCTGTCTCAACGTCGATGGCGAGCGCGTGTCGTTCGACATCAATCTCGACGCGGTCGCACGCAGTGGCGTGCGCGTGCATCCGAACGTGCTCAATCTTGCGCGACGGCCGGGGGCACCATGA
- a CDS encoding LysR substrate-binding domain-containing protein — MDMRVLRYFAVLADELHFGRAAARLHISQPPLSQQIRLLEEQLGTALFVRSQHRVELTEAGKTLKEQVPLIVAQFDRAIDLTRCAGRGEVGRLAVGIISSAMVVPIPRALRVFAERHPHVHWSLHEMTPAAQIDALKEKRLDVCFFRLFQDDPAIRSEIVVRETAVAVLPSGHPLASRDAIALGELAGEQFVSFGLRHSQLARFLQQSCVDARFTPRIAHEVVEVHTLLSLVREGLGVALLPASSRQISTGGVAFVPLLPPALEVSLQARYRADDTSAVLGAFLDTVREVAAEFSA, encoded by the coding sequence ATGGACATGCGTGTGTTGCGTTACTTCGCGGTGCTGGCCGACGAACTGCATTTCGGGCGCGCGGCCGCGCGGCTCCATATCTCGCAGCCGCCGTTGAGCCAGCAGATCCGGCTGCTCGAGGAGCAGCTCGGCACTGCGCTGTTCGTACGCTCGCAGCATCGCGTCGAATTGACCGAGGCAGGGAAAACACTGAAGGAGCAGGTGCCGCTGATCGTCGCGCAGTTCGATCGCGCGATCGATCTCACGCGTTGCGCGGGGCGCGGCGAAGTGGGGCGGCTCGCGGTCGGCATCATCAGCTCGGCGATGGTCGTGCCGATTCCGCGTGCGTTGCGCGTGTTCGCCGAACGCCATCCGCACGTGCACTGGTCGCTGCACGAGATGACGCCGGCCGCGCAGATCGATGCGCTGAAGGAGAAGCGGCTCGACGTGTGCTTCTTCCGGCTGTTCCAGGACGATCCGGCGATCCGCAGCGAGATCGTGGTGCGCGAAACGGCCGTGGCCGTGCTGCCGTCAGGCCATCCGCTCGCGTCGCGCGACGCGATCGCGCTCGGCGAGCTGGCCGGCGAGCAGTTCGTGTCATTCGGCTTGCGGCATTCGCAACTGGCGCGCTTCCTGCAGCAGAGCTGTGTCGATGCGCGCTTCACGCCGCGGATCGCGCACGAGGTCGTCGAGGTGCACACGCTGCTGTCGCTGGTGCGTGAAGGGCTGGGCGTCGCGCTGCTGCCCGCGTCGTCGCGGCAGATCTCGACGGGCGGCGTCGCGTTCGTGCCGCTGCTGCCGCCGGCGCTCGAGGTGTCGCTGCAGGCGCGCTACCGCGCGGACGATACGTCCGCGGTGCTCGGCGCGTTCCTCGACACCGTGCGCGAGGTCGCGGCGGAGTTCAGCGCGTAG
- a CDS encoding xanthine dehydrogenase family protein molybdopterin-binding subunit, with translation MRDDHAPDAPHGDGTPRRRFLKQGSALLAAGIAIGFRMPDAAAAGKHASGDPHPAAGEFEPNAWVRVLPDDTIKLVVHKHDSGTGTRTALAAVVAEELDVDPFRVDVITPEDPFFADYLHPLWKVFSTGGSTSVAMEYDRLRRAGATARAMLVEAAAHQWGVPASACTTADGAVLQASSGRRATYGALAQVASQLPAPKQVALKDPAQFRYIGKLRKKRGAAQKADGSFPYSIDVSLPGMLVAVVTRAPVIDGRVRSVDAKAALAIPGVRDVLQIPPRPDVLGGNQAGVAVLADDYWSAHQGQAALTIEWEDSLFETFDSSTLAARQAAWLDDPAARVVPTIADGDPAKAHAAGARTIEASYAMPHKAANPLEPINLTVWARNGGIEYWGGLQVPSTAMEAAEVIGGIPSHRVTLHELVSGGSFGARESKYWLFEATWLAMKTGKPVKLMNSREDEMRALFYHAASYHRAHAVLDAQGNLASLWLRAVMPASPQQWEPGYLERADRMDFSTTEAITKWEFAYAAPHRDIGWIRMETGVPTGWFRAVSYIPNVFAVESVMDEAAHAAKRDPVEFRLAHMRDRPRHAAVLREAAQRAGWGQPLPDGVALGIATNQAYDSYVAVVARVVRKDGAVRVEKLTCVADCGIAVSPAGVDEQLYGGLMWGLGHATSDRIDFRHGRVQQSNFDTYRVMRMSDMPDTDIHIVQGDPAKPGGVGELSSPAVTPAIANAVFRLTGKRLRETPFDLSAVA, from the coding sequence ATGCGCGACGATCACGCACCGGATGCACCGCATGGCGATGGCACGCCGCGCCGGCGTTTTCTCAAGCAGGGTTCGGCGCTGCTGGCCGCAGGCATCGCGATCGGCTTCCGGATGCCCGACGCGGCGGCCGCCGGCAAGCACGCGAGCGGCGATCCGCATCCGGCCGCCGGCGAATTCGAACCGAACGCGTGGGTGCGCGTGCTGCCCGACGACACGATCAAGCTCGTCGTGCACAAGCACGATTCGGGCACCGGCACGCGCACCGCGCTCGCGGCAGTGGTGGCCGAGGAGCTCGACGTCGATCCGTTCCGGGTCGACGTGATCACGCCGGAAGATCCGTTCTTCGCCGACTACCTTCATCCGCTGTGGAAAGTGTTCTCGACCGGCGGCAGCACGAGTGTCGCGATGGAGTACGACCGGCTGCGTCGAGCGGGCGCGACCGCGCGTGCGATGCTCGTCGAAGCGGCGGCGCATCAATGGGGCGTGCCCGCTTCTGCGTGTACGACGGCAGACGGCGCCGTGCTGCAGGCGTCGAGCGGCCGCCGGGCGACGTACGGCGCGCTCGCGCAGGTGGCCTCGCAGTTGCCGGCGCCGAAGCAGGTCGCGCTGAAAGATCCCGCGCAGTTCCGCTACATCGGCAAGCTGCGCAAGAAGCGCGGCGCCGCGCAGAAGGCCGACGGCTCGTTTCCGTACAGCATCGACGTGTCGCTGCCGGGGATGCTGGTCGCGGTCGTCACGCGTGCGCCGGTGATCGACGGCCGCGTGCGCAGCGTCGATGCGAAGGCGGCGCTCGCGATTCCCGGCGTGCGCGACGTGCTGCAGATTCCGCCGCGCCCCGACGTGCTCGGCGGCAACCAGGCCGGCGTCGCGGTGCTCGCGGACGACTACTGGTCCGCGCATCAAGGGCAGGCCGCGCTGACGATCGAATGGGAGGACAGCCTGTTCGAAACCTTCGACAGCAGCACGCTCGCCGCGCGCCAGGCCGCGTGGCTCGACGATCCGGCCGCGCGCGTCGTGCCGACGATCGCCGACGGCGATCCGGCGAAGGCCCATGCGGCCGGCGCGCGCACGATCGAGGCGTCGTATGCGATGCCGCACAAGGCCGCGAATCCGCTGGAGCCGATCAACCTCACGGTGTGGGCACGCAACGGCGGCATCGAGTACTGGGGCGGGCTGCAGGTGCCGTCGACCGCGATGGAAGCGGCGGAGGTGATCGGCGGCATTCCTTCGCATCGGGTGACGCTGCACGAGCTGGTGTCGGGCGGCAGCTTCGGCGCGCGCGAATCGAAGTACTGGCTGTTCGAGGCGACGTGGCTCGCGATGAAGACCGGCAAGCCCGTGAAGCTGATGAACAGCCGCGAGGACGAGATGCGCGCGCTGTTCTATCACGCGGCAAGCTACCACCGTGCGCACGCGGTGCTCGATGCGCAGGGCAATCTCGCGTCGCTGTGGCTGCGCGCCGTGATGCCCGCCTCGCCGCAGCAGTGGGAGCCCGGCTATCTCGAGCGCGCCGACCGGATGGATTTCAGCACGACCGAGGCCATCACGAAATGGGAGTTCGCGTATGCGGCGCCGCATCGCGACATCGGCTGGATCAGGATGGAGACGGGCGTGCCGACCGGCTGGTTCCGCGCGGTGAGCTACATCCCGAACGTGTTCGCGGTCGAATCGGTGATGGACGAGGCCGCGCACGCGGCGAAGCGCGACCCGGTCGAGTTCCGGCTCGCGCACATGCGCGACCGGCCGCGCCATGCGGCCGTGCTGCGTGAAGCGGCGCAACGAGCGGGGTGGGGCCAGCCGCTGCCGGACGGTGTCGCACTCGGCATCGCGACGAACCAGGCGTACGACAGCTATGTCGCGGTGGTCGCGCGGGTCGTGCGCAAGGACGGCGCGGTGCGCGTGGAGAAGCTGACGTGTGTCGCCGATTGCGGGATCGCGGTGTCGCCGGCCGGCGTCGACGAGCAACTGTACGGCGGCCTGATGTGGGGGCTCGGCCACGCGACGTCCGATCGCATCGACTTCCGGCACGGCCGCGTGCAGCAGTCGAACTTCGATACGTATCGCGTGATGCGGATGAGCGACATGCCCGATACCGACATTCACATCGTGCAGGGCGATCCGGCGAAGCCGGGCGGTGTCGGTGAGCTGTCGAGCCCGGCGGTGACGCCGGCGATTGCGAACGCGGTATTCCGGCTGACGGGGAAGCGGTTGCGGGAGACGCCTTTCGATTTGTCGGCGGTGGCGTAG
- a CDS encoding diguanylate cyclase domain-containing protein has translation MTRRAPPVPLSRVSRPTLQSVLRRAHLRLAFVAVTMAAVSLIVVAVIALRAYAGNNLNLMARSLGYTVEAALVFGDRIAAAEAIGLIAGDEDVAQVVVTDSKGQPFATWQLPAGSGIARLERVVADLALPGPVTAPVVHDGIVVGHVVVRGRGHQFFGFLLGGVGGILGCLAVSVIGAYISSQRLLRSIVSPLRALAGVAHAVRRERAFAQRVEPASIAELNQLGDDFNALLDEFEEWQNTLRDENASLEHKATHDALTGLPNRVQFESRLALALGEAGVTGQRVAILYLDCDRFKEINDCLGHDAGDAVLIGIASRLRTQVRETDLVARLGGDEFAVMLPAVRDAGSVCRIADEILSGMAPSIELSDGRVVATMMSAGVALYPDHASDASGLLRAADAAMYRAKRARPGSWQLAEGVAGAA, from the coding sequence ATGACACGGCGCGCCCCTCCGGTCCCCCTGTCGCGCGTGTCGCGCCCGACGCTGCAAAGCGTGCTGCGTCGCGCGCACCTGCGCCTCGCATTCGTCGCCGTCACGATGGCCGCCGTGTCGTTGATCGTGGTGGCCGTGATTGCATTGCGTGCGTATGCCGGCAACAACCTGAACCTGATGGCCCGCTCGCTCGGGTATACGGTGGAGGCCGCGCTCGTGTTCGGCGACCGCATCGCGGCGGCCGAGGCGATCGGGCTGATCGCCGGCGATGAGGATGTCGCGCAGGTCGTGGTCACGGATAGCAAGGGCCAGCCGTTCGCGACGTGGCAGTTGCCTGCCGGCAGCGGGATCGCGCGGCTCGAGCGCGTCGTCGCCGACCTCGCGTTGCCGGGGCCCGTGACCGCGCCGGTGGTGCACGACGGCATCGTCGTCGGCCACGTCGTCGTGCGCGGCCGTGGGCATCAGTTCTTCGGATTCCTGCTTGGCGGCGTGGGCGGCATTCTCGGTTGCCTGGCCGTCAGCGTGATCGGTGCGTATATCAGCTCGCAACGCCTGCTGCGCAGCATCGTTTCGCCGTTGCGCGCGCTGGCGGGCGTCGCCCACGCGGTGCGGCGCGAACGTGCGTTCGCGCAGCGCGTCGAGCCCGCATCGATTGCCGAACTCAACCAGCTCGGCGACGACTTCAATGCATTGCTCGACGAATTCGAAGAGTGGCAGAACACGCTGCGCGACGAGAACGCGTCGCTCGAACACAAGGCGACGCACGATGCGCTCACGGGGCTGCCCAACCGCGTGCAGTTCGAGTCGCGTCTCGCACTCGCCCTCGGCGAAGCCGGGGTGACGGGGCAGCGGGTCGCGATCCTGTATCTCGATTGCGACCGCTTCAAGGAAATCAACGACTGCCTCGGCCACGACGCCGGCGACGCGGTGCTGATCGGCATCGCGTCACGGCTGCGCACGCAGGTGCGCGAGACCGACCTGGTCGCGCGCCTGGGCGGAGACGAATTCGCGGTCATGCTGCCGGCCGTGCGCGACGCGGGTAGCGTATGTCGTATTGCTGACGAGATCTTGTCCGGTATGGCGCCGTCGATCGAGCTGTCCGACGGCCGCGTGGTGGCCACCATGATGAGTGCCGGCGTTGCGCTGTATCCCGATCACGCGTCGGACGCGAGCGGCTTGCTGCGGGCGGCGGATGCCGCGATGTACCGCGCCAAGCGCGCCCGGCCAGGCTCGTGGCAACTGGCCGAAGGGGTCGCGGGGGCGGCTTGA
- a CDS encoding OmpA family protein, with product MNNTFPVGIGRMCVGSALLLCMLLGGCKTPPLHRGLTQTQVTALKSAGFQETQQGFEFGSTGPILFDFDRYNLKPDVRRIVERIGRTLHSAGINGVRVYGYSDQEGVDKYDVELSRRRAEVVALELVDVGLDAKRIAVVGKGKSDPVGDNKTPGGRAQNRRAAIVVSPR from the coding sequence ATGAACAACACGTTTCCGGTGGGCATTGGGCGCATGTGCGTCGGCAGCGCGCTGCTTTTGTGCATGCTGCTGGGAGGCTGCAAGACGCCGCCGCTTCATCGTGGATTGACGCAGACGCAGGTCACCGCGCTCAAGTCGGCCGGTTTCCAGGAAACCCAGCAGGGTTTCGAGTTCGGCTCGACCGGGCCGATCCTGTTCGATTTCGATCGCTACAACCTCAAGCCCGATGTGCGGCGGATCGTCGAACGGATCGGTCGCACGCTCCACTCGGCGGGGATCAACGGGGTACGGGTTTATGGATATTCGGACCAGGAAGGCGTGGACAAGTATGACGTCGAATTGTCCAGGCGGCGGGCGGAGGTCGTCGCCCTTGAACTGGTCGACGTGGGGCTCGATGCGAAGCGCATCGCGGTCGTCGGGAAAGGGAAGAGCGATCCGGTCGGGGACAACAAGACGCCGGGAGGCAGGGCGCAGAACCGGCGGGCGGCGATCGTGGTGTCGCCGCGGTGA
- the tssF gene encoding type VI secretion system baseplate subunit TssF — MAIEPKDLLPHFEREMTLLRRSVQVFAQRFPKIAARLAITGEHSDDPHVERLLQSFALMAACHDMRLEDDVPAFTHGFLDTLHGAFLRPFPSCAIAQFHGDRSSELTAPRVVPRGDRLIAPVGKEVFRVADDIAIVPLTVSSVRYTTSSIAPRDVALPPETTGLLTFTFELTTPKATFAIVPDTVRLHFTGAREIVAALTDAVLLLAGRSFAEAGDSTRWKRLPDAAFTAVGFEPADALLDVQPDDALWPFHLLMAYCAVPERFDFVDLDMRAIKRIAGGSHRVALHLAIAGVHPDSHRAQRLAAATAGHVRLFCTPVVNLFPDDAQPIETRAGCAHYAVTALAQAGAPRTAIWSIDTVRQVSDSGTSTLAPFRSLRHGTDRRAGLFWTMLRDEARRAPREPVDPRTKKTEVAPPPAPADVAGSLRGVELELVDQDGRPADPGHRKLEIRLSCTQGDLSGMQERELALPAGDPAGTVMLLNRPTSSRPPAFRYGELWDLLSLLVPQAIRLDKGGLTQLRRLCGRWAEDAVDTGRRFDALVSLSTARVRCWLPGKPASAFVHGLEVRLVVDEQRFAAFSLSGFAQVMDRFFAPYVPVTSFVQVVLFSAATGAPLRRGAPRPGTQPLV; from the coding sequence ATGGCCATCGAACCCAAGGATCTGCTGCCGCACTTCGAACGCGAGATGACGCTGCTGCGCCGGTCGGTGCAGGTGTTTGCTCAACGTTTTCCGAAGATAGCCGCTCGGCTGGCGATCACCGGCGAGCATTCGGACGATCCGCACGTCGAACGCCTGTTGCAGTCGTTCGCGCTGATGGCGGCGTGTCACGACATGCGTCTCGAAGATGACGTGCCTGCGTTTACGCACGGCTTTCTCGACACGCTGCACGGCGCTTTCCTGCGCCCGTTTCCATCGTGCGCCATTGCGCAATTTCATGGCGACCGCAGCAGCGAACTCACTGCGCCACGCGTCGTGCCGCGCGGCGATCGGCTGATCGCGCCCGTCGGCAAGGAAGTATTCCGCGTCGCGGACGACATCGCGATCGTGCCGCTGACGGTGTCGTCGGTGCGTTACACGACATCGTCGATCGCGCCGCGCGACGTCGCGTTGCCGCCTGAAACGACCGGTCTGCTGACCTTCACGTTCGAGCTGACTACGCCGAAGGCGACGTTCGCCATCGTGCCGGACACCGTGCGCCTGCACTTCACCGGTGCGCGAGAAATCGTCGCGGCGCTCACCGATGCCGTGTTGCTCCTTGCCGGCCGAAGCTTCGCCGAAGCAGGCGATTCAACGCGCTGGAAGCGCCTGCCGGACGCGGCATTCACGGCCGTCGGCTTCGAGCCCGCCGATGCGCTGCTCGACGTGCAGCCGGACGACGCGCTCTGGCCGTTCCACTTGCTGATGGCGTATTGCGCGGTGCCGGAGCGCTTCGACTTTGTCGACCTGGACATGCGGGCGATCAAGCGAATCGCCGGTGGCAGCCATCGCGTCGCGCTCCACCTCGCGATCGCGGGCGTGCATCCCGATTCGCACCGCGCACAGCGCCTGGCTGCCGCCACGGCCGGCCACGTCCGGTTGTTTTGCACGCCGGTCGTCAACCTGTTTCCCGACGACGCGCAGCCGATCGAGACGCGTGCCGGTTGCGCCCATTACGCGGTGACGGCGCTCGCGCAGGCGGGCGCGCCGCGCACGGCGATCTGGTCGATCGATACCGTGCGTCAAGTTTCCGACTCGGGCACGTCGACGCTTGCGCCGTTCCGGTCGCTGCGGCATGGCACGGACAGGCGTGCCGGGTTGTTCTGGACGATGTTGCGCGACGAGGCAAGGCGGGCACCGAGGGAGCCTGTCGATCCCCGGACCAAGAAGACGGAGGTGGCCCCGCCGCCGGCTCCGGCCGACGTTGCGGGGTCGCTCCGCGGTGTCGAACTGGAACTGGTCGACCAGGATGGGCGCCCCGCCGATCCCGGCCATCGCAAGCTGGAGATCCGGCTGTCGTGTACGCAGGGCGATCTGTCCGGGATGCAGGAGCGCGAACTGGCATTGCCCGCGGGCGATCCGGCGGGCACGGTCATGCTGCTGAACCGGCCGACGTCGAGCCGGCCGCCCGCTTTCCGCTACGGGGAGTTGTGGGACCTGCTGTCGCTCCTCGTGCCGCAGGCGATCCGGCTGGACAAGGGCGGCCTGACCCAGCTCAGGCGGCTGTGTGGACGCTGGGCGGAAGACGCCGTCGACACCGGCCGGCGCTTCGATGCGCTCGTGTCGTTGTCGACCGCGCGCGTGCGGTGCTGGCTGCCCGGCAAGCCGGCGTCGGCTTTCGTGCACGGGCTGGAAGTGCGGCTGGTCGTGGACGAGCAGCGGTTCGCCGCGTTCAGCCTGAGCGGCTTCGCGCAGGTGATGGACCGCTTTTTCGCGCCCTACGTGCCGGTCACCAGTTTCGTGCAGGTCGTGCTGTTTTCGGCCGCTACCGGCGCGCCGCTTCGGCGCGGCGCCCCGCGTCCGGGCACCCAGCCGCTGGTCTAG
- a CDS encoding amidohydrolase family protein produces MIIDTSCYPTNLVDLAWRHDGPPFTGERLIETMNGPFLINGKPRRVDKAFIQPPQGNTIYTYTDGEKSGTESIDAYMAYTVEMVRKHPDRFIGCFVYNPRCGVENGVNAIDHYVRKLGFKMVQFQANMHAYRPDRALDWLRPALKKCAELGVLVKLHTGDGPYSIPTEWVPMIKEFPTVNFIMAHFGVQTGGVYCFEPFQLAMDLPNVYCESGWCLQSRIVEFAKVLPKHKILFGSDTPPNEPGMWLRLLEVLCFDPPQGMNLDEDTLEDYLGNNTARMIGLEPTPAPRTVDEAKALLAA; encoded by the coding sequence ATGATCATCGACACCAGCTGTTACCCGACGAATCTCGTCGACCTCGCATGGCGTCACGACGGCCCGCCGTTCACCGGCGAGCGCCTGATCGAGACGATGAACGGCCCGTTCCTCATCAACGGCAAGCCGCGCCGCGTCGACAAGGCGTTCATCCAGCCGCCGCAAGGCAACACCATCTATACGTATACCGACGGCGAGAAGTCGGGCACCGAATCGATCGATGCGTACATGGCGTATACGGTCGAGATGGTGCGCAAGCACCCCGACCGCTTCATCGGCTGCTTCGTCTACAACCCGCGCTGCGGGGTGGAGAACGGCGTGAACGCGATCGATCACTACGTGCGCAAGCTCGGCTTCAAGATGGTGCAGTTCCAGGCCAACATGCATGCGTACCGGCCCGACCGCGCACTCGACTGGCTGCGCCCCGCGCTGAAGAAATGCGCGGAACTCGGCGTGCTCGTGAAGCTGCACACCGGCGACGGCCCGTACAGCATCCCGACCGAGTGGGTGCCGATGATCAAGGAATTCCCGACGGTCAATTTCATCATGGCGCACTTCGGGGTGCAGACGGGCGGCGTCTACTGCTTCGAGCCGTTCCAGCTCGCGATGGACCTGCCGAACGTGTATTGCGAATCGGGCTGGTGCCTGCAGTCGCGGATCGTCGAATTCGCGAAGGTGCTGCCGAAGCACAAGATCCTGTTCGGCTCCGACACGCCGCCGAACGAACCGGGCATGTGGCTGCGGCTGCTCGAGGTGCTGTGCTTCGATCCGCCGCAAGGGATGAATCTCGACGAGGACACGCTCGAGGATTACCTCGGCAACAACACCGCGCGAATGATCGGCCTCGAACCGACGCCCGCGCCGCGCACCGTCGACGAAGCGAAAGCCCTGCTCGCCGCCTGA